One window of the Saccopteryx bilineata isolate mSacBil1 chromosome 2, mSacBil1_pri_phased_curated, whole genome shotgun sequence genome contains the following:
- the PSMC5 gene encoding 26S proteasome regulatory subunit 8 isoform X2: MAVDGPEQMELEEGKAGSGLRQYYLSKIEELQLIVNDKSQNLRRLQAQRNELNAKVRLLREELQLLQEQGSYVGEVVRAMDKKKVLVKVHPEGKFVVDVDKNIDINDVTPNCRVALRNDSYTLHKILPNKVDPLVSLMMVEKVPDSTYEMIGGLDKQIKEIKEVIELPVKHPELFEALGIAQPKGVLLYGPPGTGKTLLARAVAHHTDCTFIRVSGSELVQKFIGEGARMVRELFVMAREHAPSIIFMDEIDSIGSSRLEGGSGGDSEVQRTMLELLNQLDGFEATKNIKVIMATNRIDILDSALLRPGRIDRKIEFPPPNEEARLDILKIHSRKMNLTRGINLRKIAELMPGASGAEVKGVCTEAGMYALRERRVHVTQEDFEMAVAKVMQKDSEKNMSIKKLWK; this comes from the exons ATGGCGGTTGACGGACCAGAGCAG ATGGAGCTGGAAGAGGGGAAGGCAGGCAGTGGACTCCGCCAATATTATCTGTCCAAGATTGAAGAACTCCAG CTGATCGTGAATGATAAGAGCCAAAATCTCCGGAGGCTGCAGGCACAGAGGAATGAGCTTAATGCAAAAg TTCGCCTATTGCGGGAGGAGCTACAGCTGCTGCAGGAACAGGGCTCCTATGTAGGGGAAGTAGTCCGGGCCATGGATAAGAAGAAAGTGTTGGTTAAG GTACATCCTGAGGGCAAATTTGTTGTAGATGTGGACAAGAATATCGACATCAATGAT GTGACACCCAACTGCCGGGTGGCTCTACGAAATGACAGCTACACTCTGCACAAGATCTTGCCCAACAAGGTAGACCCGCTGGTGTCACTGATGATGGTGGAGAAGGTTCCAGATTCAACTTACGAGATGATTGGTGGATTGGACAAGCAAATCAAGGAGATCAAAGAAGTCATTGAGCTGCCTGTTAAGCATCCTGAGCTCTTTGAAGCACTAGGCATTGCACAGCCTAAG GGAGTGCTGCTGTACGGACCCCCAGGCACTGGGAAGACACTGTTGGCCCGGGCTGTGGCTCATCACACAGACTGTACCTTTATTCGTGTCTCTGGCTCTGAACTGGTACAGAAATTCATTGGGGAAG GGGCAAGAATGGTGCGGGAACTGTTTGTCATGGCACGAGAGCATGCTCCGTCTATCATCTTCATGGATGAGATCGACTCCATTGGCTCCTCACGGCTGGAGGGGGGTTCTGGAGGGGACAGTGAAGTGCAACGCACCATGCTGGAGCTGCTTAACCAGCTGGATGGCTTCGAGGCTACCAAGAATATCAAG GTTATCATGGCTACTAATAGGATTGATATCCTGGACTCAGCTTTGCTTCGACCAGGGCGCATTGACAGAAAAATTGAATTCCCGCCCCCTAATGAGGAG GCTCGGCTGGACATTCTGAAGATCCATTCTCGAAAAATGAACCTGACCCGGGGAATCAACCTGAGAAAAATTGCTGAGCTCATGCCAGGAGCATCAGGGGCTGAAGTGAAG GGTGTGTGCACTGAAGCTGGCATGTATGCCCTGCGGGAACGGCGAGTCCATGTCACCCAGGAGGACTTTGAGATGGCAGTAGCCAAG GTCATGCAGAAGGATAGTGAGAAAAATATGTCCATCAAGAAACTATGGAAGTGA
- the PSMC5 gene encoding 26S proteasome regulatory subunit 8 isoform X1: MGAGTGRSASRRMELEEGKAGSGLRQYYLSKIEELQLIVNDKSQNLRRLQAQRNELNAKVRLLREELQLLQEQGSYVGEVVRAMDKKKVLVKVHPEGKFVVDVDKNIDINDVTPNCRVALRNDSYTLHKILPNKVDPLVSLMMVEKVPDSTYEMIGGLDKQIKEIKEVIELPVKHPELFEALGIAQPKGVLLYGPPGTGKTLLARAVAHHTDCTFIRVSGSELVQKFIGEGARMVRELFVMAREHAPSIIFMDEIDSIGSSRLEGGSGGDSEVQRTMLELLNQLDGFEATKNIKVIMATNRIDILDSALLRPGRIDRKIEFPPPNEEARLDILKIHSRKMNLTRGINLRKIAELMPGASGAEVKGVCTEAGMYALRERRVHVTQEDFEMAVAKVMQKDSEKNMSIKKLWK, encoded by the exons ATGGGCGCGGGAACCGGCCGGTCCGCAAGTCGCAGG ATGGAGCTGGAAGAGGGGAAGGCAGGCAGTGGACTCCGCCAATATTATCTGTCCAAGATTGAAGAACTCCAG CTGATCGTGAATGATAAGAGCCAAAATCTCCGGAGGCTGCAGGCACAGAGGAATGAGCTTAATGCAAAAg TTCGCCTATTGCGGGAGGAGCTACAGCTGCTGCAGGAACAGGGCTCCTATGTAGGGGAAGTAGTCCGGGCCATGGATAAGAAGAAAGTGTTGGTTAAG GTACATCCTGAGGGCAAATTTGTTGTAGATGTGGACAAGAATATCGACATCAATGAT GTGACACCCAACTGCCGGGTGGCTCTACGAAATGACAGCTACACTCTGCACAAGATCTTGCCCAACAAGGTAGACCCGCTGGTGTCACTGATGATGGTGGAGAAGGTTCCAGATTCAACTTACGAGATGATTGGTGGATTGGACAAGCAAATCAAGGAGATCAAAGAAGTCATTGAGCTGCCTGTTAAGCATCCTGAGCTCTTTGAAGCACTAGGCATTGCACAGCCTAAG GGAGTGCTGCTGTACGGACCCCCAGGCACTGGGAAGACACTGTTGGCCCGGGCTGTGGCTCATCACACAGACTGTACCTTTATTCGTGTCTCTGGCTCTGAACTGGTACAGAAATTCATTGGGGAAG GGGCAAGAATGGTGCGGGAACTGTTTGTCATGGCACGAGAGCATGCTCCGTCTATCATCTTCATGGATGAGATCGACTCCATTGGCTCCTCACGGCTGGAGGGGGGTTCTGGAGGGGACAGTGAAGTGCAACGCACCATGCTGGAGCTGCTTAACCAGCTGGATGGCTTCGAGGCTACCAAGAATATCAAG GTTATCATGGCTACTAATAGGATTGATATCCTGGACTCAGCTTTGCTTCGACCAGGGCGCATTGACAGAAAAATTGAATTCCCGCCCCCTAATGAGGAG GCTCGGCTGGACATTCTGAAGATCCATTCTCGAAAAATGAACCTGACCCGGGGAATCAACCTGAGAAAAATTGCTGAGCTCATGCCAGGAGCATCAGGGGCTGAAGTGAAG GGTGTGTGCACTGAAGCTGGCATGTATGCCCTGCGGGAACGGCGAGTCCATGTCACCCAGGAGGACTTTGAGATGGCAGTAGCCAAG GTCATGCAGAAGGATAGTGAGAAAAATATGTCCATCAAGAAACTATGGAAGTGA
- the SMARCD2 gene encoding SWI/SNF-related matrix-associated actin-dependent regulator of chromatin subfamily D member 2: MSGRGAGGFPLPPLSPGGGAVAAALGAPPPPAGPGMLPGPALRGPGPAGGVGGPGAAAFRPMGPAGPAAQYQRPGMSPGSRMPMAGLQVGPPAGSPFGTAAPLRPGMPPTMMDPFRKRLLVPQAQPPMPTQRRGLKRRKMADKVLPQRIRELVPESQAYMDLLAFERKLDQTIARKRMEIQEAIKKPLTQKRKLRIYISNTFSPSKAEGDSAGTAGTPGGTPAGDKVASWELRVEGKLLDDPSKQKRKFSSFFKSLVIELDKELYGPDNHLVEWHRMPTTQETDGFQVKRPGDLNVKCTLLLMLDHQPPQYKLDPRLARLLGVHTQTRAAIMQALWLYIKHNQLQDGHEREYINCNRYFRQIFSCGRLRFSEIPMKLAGLLQHPDPIVINHVISVDPNDQKKTACYDIDVEVDDPLKAQMSNFLASTTNQQEIASLDVKIHETIESINQLKTQRDFMLSFSTDPQDFIQEWLRSQRRDLKIITDVIGNPEEERRAAFYHQPWAQEAVGRHIFAKVQQRRQELEQVLGIRLT, from the exons ATGTCGGGCCGTGGCGCGGGCGGGTTCCCGCTGCCCCCGCTGAGCCCCGGCGGCGGTGCTGTTGCCGCGGCCCTGGGAGCGCCGCCTCCACCAGCCGGACCCGGCATGCTGCCCGGACCGGCGCTCAGGGGCCCGGGGCCGGCTGGAGGCGTGGGAGGCCCCGGGGCCGCCGCCTTCCGTCCTATGGGCCCCGCGGGTCCCGCGGCGCAGTACCAG CGGCCTGGCATGTCACCAGGGAGCCGGATGCCCATGGCTGGCTTGCAGGTGGGACCCCCTGCGGGCTCCCCATTTGGCACAGCTGCTCCACTTCGACCTGGCATGCCACCCACCATGATGGACCCATTCCGAAAACGCCTGCTtgtgccccaggcccagcccccaATGCCCACCCAGCGCCGGGG GTTAAAGAGGAGGAAGATGGCAGATAAGGTTCTACCTCAACGA aTTCGGGAGCTTGTCCCAGAGTCTCAGGCGTACATGGATCTCTTGGCTTTTGAGCGGAAGCTGGACCAGACCATTGCTCGCAAGCGGATGGAGATCCAGGAGGCCATCAAAAAGCCTCTGACG caAAAACGAAAGCTGCGGATCTATATTTCCAACACATTTAGTCCCAGCAAGGCAGAAGGTGACAGTGCAGGAACTGCAGGGACCCCTGGGGGAACCCCAGCAGGGGACAAGGTGGCTTCTTGGGAACTCCGAGTGGAGGGAAAACTCCTGGATGAT CCTAGCAAACAGAAGAGGAAGTTCTCTTCATTCTTTAAGAGCCTCGTCATTGAGCTAGACAAGGAACTGTATGGGCCAGACAACCACCTGGTGGAG tGGCATCGGATGCCCACCACCCAGGAGACAGACGGCTTCCAGGTGAAACGGCCTGGAGACCTCAACGTGAAGTGCACCCTCTTGCTCATGTTGGACCATCAG CCTCCCCAGTACAAGCTGGACCCCCGACTGGCGAGGCTTCTGGGAGTACATACTCAGACGAGGGCTGCCATCATGCAGGCCCTGTGGCTTTACATCAAACACAACCAGTTGCAGGACGGGCATGAGCGCGAGTACATCAACTGCAACCGTTACTTCCGCCAG ATCTTCAGTTGTGGCCGACTTCGTTTCTCTGAGATTCCCATGAAACTGGCTGGGTTGCTGCAGCATCCAGACCCCATTGTCATAAACCACGTCATTAG CGTGGACCCTAACGACCAGAAGAAGACAGCCTGTTATGACATTGATGTGGAAGTAGACGACCCACTCAAGGCCCAGATGAGTAATTTTCTGGCCTCTACCACCAATCAGCAGGAGATTGCCTCCCTTGATGTGAAG ATCCATGAGACCATTGAGTCCATCAACCAGCTGAAGACCCAGAGGGATTTCATGCTCAGTTTTAGCACTGACCCCCAGGACTTCATCCAGGAATGGCTCCGTTCCCAGCGCCGAGACCTCAAG ATCATCACTGATGTGATTGGGAATCCTGAGGAGGAAAGACGAGCTGCTTTCTATCACCAGCCCTGGGCTCAGGAAGCAGTGGGGAGGCACATCTTTGCCAAG GTGCAGCAGCGAAGGCAGGAACTGGAACAGGTGCTGGGAATCCGCCTGACCTAA
- the FTSJ3 gene encoding pre-rRNA 2'-O-ribose RNA methyltransferase FTSJ3, translated as MGKKGKLGKSRRDKFYHLAKETGYRSRSAFKLIQLNRRFQFLQKARALLDLCAAPGGWLQVAAKFMPVSSLIVGVDLVPIKPLPNVVTLQEDITTERCRQALRKELKTWKVDVVLNDGAPNVGASWVHDAYSQANLTLMALRLACDFLARGGCFITKVFRSRDYQPLLWIFQQLFRHVQATKPQASRHESAEIFVVCQGFLAPVKVDNKFFDPKFAFKEVEVQAKTVTELVTKKKPKAEGYAEGDLTLYHRTSVTDFLRAANPVDFLSKASEISLDDEELAQHPATTEDIKVCCQDIKVLGRKELRSLLNWRTKLRRYVAKKLKEQAKALDITLSSGEEEEGDEEESAAGTVRQLSAEEEEEEQLNRTLAEMKAQEVAELKRKKKKLLREQRKQRERVELKMDLPGVSIADEGETGMFSLRTIRGHQLLEEVTQGDMSAADMILSDLPRDDIYVSDDEDDDDASLNSDPDSEELAGVGGSHSLKDQKRLRFAEAEDDKKEEEDEKENPLLVPLEEKAVLQEEQANLWFSKDGFSGIQDDADEDLEISQAQLLYESRRKGQSQPPPLPPSSLKTERKPPLCQDEALKKADTPSGTETATGPRRGERDDSSNSDSSSSEDEESWEPRHGKKRSHGPKSDDDGFEIVPIEDPVKRRILDPEGLALGAIIASSKKAKRDLIDNSFSRYTFNEDEGELPEWFVQEEKQHRIRQLPIDKKEVEHYRKRWREINARPIKKVAEAKARKKRRMLKKLEQIKKKAEVVVNTVDTSEREKVAQLRSLYKKAGLGKEKRQVTYVVAKKGVGRKVRRPAGVRGHFKVVDSRMKKDQRAQQRKEQKKKNRRK; from the exons ATGGGCAAGAAAGGCAAACTCGGGAAGAGCCGACGGGACAAGTTCTATCACTTGGCGAAAGAGACCG GTTATCGTTCCCGCTCTGCTTTCAAGCTGATTCAGCTGAATCGCCGCTTTCAATTCCTGCAGAAAGCCCGAGCCTTGCTGGACCTATGTGCTGCGCCAGGGGGCTG GCTGCAGGTGGCTGCCAAGTTTATGCCTGTATCAAGTCTTATTGTGG GGGTGGACCTGGTTCCAATCAAGCCTCTTCCCAATGTGGTGACACTCCAAGAGGACATCACAACTGAACGCTGTCGGCAG gCCTTGAGGAAGGAGCTCAAGACCTGGAAAGTTGATGTTGTACTCAATGATGGGGCCCCCAATGTTGGGGCTAGCTGGGTCCATGATGCTTACTCACAAG CCAATTTGACATTGATGGCTCTGCGTTTGGCTTGTGATTTTCTGGCTCGTGGTGGCTGCTTCATCACGAAGGTTTTCCGTTCCCGTGACTATCAGCCCCTGCTGTGGATCTTCCAGCAGCTGTTCCGCCATGTCCAGGCCACCAAGCCTCAAGCCTCTCGCCATGAATCTGCAGAAATCTTTGTAGTCTGCCAGG GGTTCCTGGCTCCTGTCAAGGTTGATAATAAATTTTTTGACCCCAAGTTTGCCTTCAAAGAGGTTGAAGTTCAGGCCAAGACTGTTACTGAGTTGGTGACTAAGAAGAAACCAAAG GCTGAAGGGTATGCTGAGGGCGACCTCACTCTCTATCATCGTACCTCCGTCACTGACTTCCTCCGAGCTGCCAACCCTGTTGACTTCCTCTCCAAAGCCAGTGAA ATTTCACTAGATGATGAAGAGTTGGCACAGCATCCAGCTACCACTGAGGACATAAAGGTGTGCTGTCAGGATATCAAAGTGCTGGGGCGCAAGGAGCTCAG GTCCCTACTGAACTGGAGGACGAAGCTTCGGCGGTATGTGGCCAAGAAGCTGAAAGAACAAGCAAAGGCACTGGACATCAC CCTCAGctcgggagaggaagaggaaggtgaTGAAGAAGAGTCAGCAGCTGGGACTGTTAGGCAGCTCTCtgcggaggaggaagaggaagaacagCTGAATCGGACCCTGGCAGAGATGAAGGCCCAGGAGGTGGCAGAATTAAAGAG aaagaaaaagaagctgcTGCGTGAGCAGAGAAAGCAGCGGGAGCGTGTGGAGCTGAAGATGGACCTTCCTGGGGTTTCCATTGCAGATGAGGGGGAGACCGGCATGTTCTCCCTGCGCACTATCCGGGGTCACCAG CTGTTAGAGGAGGTAACGCAAGGGGATATGAGTGCTGCAGACATGATTCTGTCTGATCTGCCAAGAGATGACATCTATGTGTCAGATGATGAGGATGACGACGATGCATCTCTGAATAGTGACCCAGATTCAGAGGAGCTGGCAGGAGTAGGCGGATCTCACAGTCTGAAGGACCAAAAGCG TTTACGATTTGCTGAAGCAGAAGATgataaaaaggaggaggaggatgaaaaaGAGAATCCACTGCTGGTGCCCCTGGAGGAAAAGGCAGTCCTGCAGGAAGAACAAGCCAACCTGTGGTTCTCAAAG GATGGCTTCAGTGGGATTCAGGATGATGCTGATGAGGATCTGGAGATCAGTCAGGCCCAGCTGTTGTATGAAAGCCGTCGGAAGGGGCAGTCACAGCCGCCACCACTACCACCTTCCAGTTTGAAGACTGAAAGGAAACCTCCCCTGTGCCAAGATGAGGCCCTTAAAAAGGCAGACACTCCATCAGGGACAGAGACTGCCACTGGTcccagaaggggagagagagatgacagtTCAAACAGTGATAGCAGCAGCAGTGAGGATGAAGAGAG TTGGGAGCCACGCCATGGTAAGAAGCGAAGCCATGGGCCCAAGTCAGATGATGATGGGTTTGAGATAGTGCCTATTGAGGACCCAG TGAAACGTAGGATATTGGACCCTGAAGGCCTTGCTTTAGGTGCTATTATTGCTTCTTCAAAAAAGGCCAAGAGAGACCTCATAGATAACTCTTTCAGCCG GTATACATTTAATGAGGATGAGGGGGAGCTTCCAGAATGGTTTGTACAGGAGGAAAAGCAGCACAGGATACGGCAATTGCCTATTGATAAGAAGGAGGTGGAGCATTACCGGAAACGCTGGAGGGAAATCAATGCACGTCCCATCAAGAAAGTGGCTGAGGCTAAAGCCAGAAAGAAACGAAGG ATGCTGAAGAAGCTGGAGCAAATCAAGAAGAAGGCGGAAGTTGTGGTGAACACAGTGGACAcctcagaaagagagaaagtggcaCAGCTTCGAAG TCTATATAAGAAGGCTGGGCTTGGCAAGGAGAAACGCCAAGTCACTTATGTTGTAGCCAAAAAAGGTGTGGGCCGCAAAGTGCGCCGGCCAGCTGGAGTCAGAGGTCACTTCAAGGTGGTGGACTCAAGGATGAAGAAGGACCAAAGAGCACAACAGCGGAaggaacagaagaagaaaaacaggcgGAAGTGA